The Sparus aurata chromosome 14, fSpaAur1.1, whole genome shotgun sequence region TATAAACATGCGTTGCTCTTTCAAAAAGCGCATTAATAGATTGATTCTGTCATCATAAGTTCAGAAGGCAATTTTAGTAAGTTACTTCTATTGATGGTATGCACTTTGATAAAAACAAGAATAACCATTCTATATTAAAATACACCCCAGAGAAGCACTGGACATGATTTTCCTTCAGAAACatgatattattataaaaacacaattgtaaaatgtatttatttattctattttctttcattttattcttattttgtcACCTGTAGTATATACACACTCCTTACATAGCCCTcatattattcatatttatacTGTTTCAATACctgttgtatttattattatatgtttttattattctatcATATGAACCAGCTGATCAGTCTGTATGCATATCCTCACATACAATACAAAGACATGCCCCTTATATTTACATTCATACAGTGAAATTATCCTATAGTATCATATTTACACTGTGCAACTTTAATTTGCACATTTCCTGCCAATCCTAGTCCCTGTGCAGTTATATTTACATAATTGTATTCTCAGAAATGTGTGAATGACAACTGCGTACAATTCTCAGTCACGTCTGTGTATGCTTCTTTCTATCatattgtctttattttgaatcTATGATCACTTGTTTTTAACTTCTTCGGTGTGGGATCAGTAAAGTCTGATCTCATCTTACCTCTCCTTGCAAACGATTTTAAGGGGCACAAAACATGATTAAATCGCGTTTGAATGGAGGAAACTGCTTTTTCTTGTCTGCTGTCTCACTGTGAGGGGATGTGACCAGGGGATCCAACAGCAGCCTGCAGCACCGAGACTTCAGCTGCCACGTATGAAGAGGAGGAGCGAGCTGGAGGGAAGGAGCAGcccctccctgctgctgctcagctgggACGCTTGCAGAAAGTttgcatcagttttttttttttaagaactgAATCAGCATTTATTGTTTAGTGTTACACCCACGAAATTCGTACAACAGACTGATGTAAGTCAGTAACACACAGATTCATTAAGTTTAGAACCCTCCTGTCGTTCTATTCTATCAAATCAAGTGACTTAAAAGTTAAAGGAGCCTAATTTCATGTTGAAAGTTTTAGGGAAAAACTCAGTAAAGGTgttttttggggattttttttggCACCACAGAGATGCTTCTGCAGAAACGTCCCTCTTGTTTTTTGGGGtggaaaatgaaattaaagtgGTGGATCAGAATTCTGATGTAAAAATGGAACACCCAATCCCCGATCGCGTAAGAGCAGTAGAAGTAATTCATTGTTTCGTTCTGTTTTTTAAGTCGTCAAATTTGGACCCTCGCAGAGGCTGTGGAGAACATGGGACAGCCCCCATCCGCATACCTCGACGCACAGAGCCCCGCTGAAAGACACGACGCGCTCCCTGATACGCTGCTGCTCCGGCTTGTGGGCCTGGACTGGAAACATCCTCCATCCAcgactgcaaaaaaaaaaaaaaaaaaaaaagcccaacactcactcactcacactacCACAAGCACATCACACACAATCTCTGCGAGCTCCCCTACACACACTGAAGATGACTGCGAAAAACCGACACAAGAGCAGCTCCGGCGAGAAGAGCCCCGCATCCAGCCAGGATGATGCCAAGAAAAGCCCGaagatcagcagcagcagcagcggcagcagcagtaaCGGGGTGAGTGGCCCCGCTCCTCAGGGGCCGCCACGGTCGGGGAGCTGCCTCGCTCTTGTAGCCTCCACTTTGTTTTACATCGCGTTGATAGGCGCTGTGGGCTTCGCTGCCTTCTATCTGCAGCAGGTCGTGGAGGAAATGCGCACGACGAGCGCCGGGCAGGAGGAGAGCGCACGGCTGAGCGCGGAGCTGGGCAGTAAAATGGACAGTGTGGTTCAACAGGTAGGTggaaaaaagtgacatgatTCAGTGGGAGTGAGACGAGAAGTTGTGTGAGTGACAGAAGTGACTTTACACCACTTGTAGTTCGTgcattaattgttgttttttggtcAGAGGTGGTGACTTTTGTGTGCCATTACATAACCGTCCAtatgatgtactgtatgttctgGTGGGGGGTGGGGTAGGATAGGTGAGCCTCAGTGATGGATTTCTAACTTTCCACTTAAACGTTTTAATTGAGAACGAGTCCACAAAAGTAGAATTAAAAGTGTCAGACTTCTCCATTTCTACATtattctctgttttcttttgtttgagaAGAACGGATGCGCAGGAAAGATGAGGACGAGAGCACGCTTTGTTCCATGGAGTACATACACTGGAACAAAATAAGCAATTATGTCTGATTATCGGTCTCTTTTCTCACTAATAAAATTTGAAAACGTTTCTCATTGGTTGTACATAAATGCCCACGCAAACTAAAGCACATAGTTGAAAGTTCTGTCctgtttcattcattctttcctcgTTTCCCTGTCGATGCTCTTCAAGGTAAAAGACCGTGTATAACCAGTCTGATCTACACTCAGGATCTAGTCGCCTGCAGCTATGTACCATCGCTGACTCGAGCTATATGATGACTCATCTCTATCCAAGCAAACGTTCAGGTGTAACTGAAGTCACAGAGACGCCATTCACCCCATGACATGACACTGTACCATCGACATGAGTTTGAAGCTGTTATATTAAGGTCAAAAAGTTACATGATGTcgctttaaatttttttttagttgtaaTGTTTTGCTACAAGTTATTTTGCAAGGCAGCAGCACAGACCATCTTCAATAGGTTGGTTAGATAGGTCTCACTGCAGACTGACATCCGTATAAATTCTCAAAACCAATCACACCTGGACCAATAAAGTcacatcaatcaatcagtcgACCAAAAGGAAACGTGTTGCCAACCATTTGGTCATTTGTGAAtcgttttagtcatttttttatgcaaaaatgtcaaaacattttcaggttCTGGCTTcataaatgtgaggatttgccccttttctttgtcttcaacCATAGCAAATGAatagtctttgtgttttgggcTGTTGGCAGGACAAAAGATGTCACTTTGCACTGTTTTCAGagtcttttttaacatttatagaagaaataataaatcgattaatcgataatgataataatcattagttgcggCCTTCCTTCACAGGAATTCATCACAGTATTGCCGTTTTTTCCAATCATATTGTGTTAAAGTGGATTCTGTATGTTTCCCTCGTTACACAGGTGGAGTCTCTAGCGAGTGTCGTGGACGGGCTGGAGTCATCACTGAAGATCACACGGGTGGAGCTGGAGGGCTCCATCAGCCGCATGAAGAGGGGCGAGGTGGAGaccaggagggtggaggaggcccTCCAGAGGCTCCAGAACGATCTACTCAGGGACCTCTCAGAGGGCATCAGCGAGGTGAAGGAGGCCCGGGAGAGGGACTTCTCCTCTCTGGAGAAGACTGTGGAGGAGCGTCTGGCCGAGGCGAGTCAGTCCATCAAGGCCAGCGTGGCGGAGTTCACCGAAGCTCAGGGCGAGGCGCAGAGCCAGCTGGCTGACCTCAAGGCGCGCCTGGGCGACATGGAGGACCCTGCCCTCATCAAGCAGGAGCTCACTGCCATCGTTGATGCTGTAGCTGAAATCAAAACGGCCAAAGAGGCTTCTGACAGCTCGGCCGACTCACTCAGGGAGCAGATCGGTGCTGTGAGGGCGGAGCTCCAGACCCGTAACCAAGAGGTAGCCTCGCTTTCTCAGGAAGTTGAAACAGTGAGGTCAATGGTGCAGGAGACCATCGGGAGTCTGAGGCAGTCGCTGACTGAAGCTGAGGCCAGCGTCCAGGGTCTGAAGGTCAGAAGCGACACACTGGAGAGCAGCGTGGAGGATGCGGTGGAAGCTGCCCGTAATGCGGAGAGGAATGCGAACGAAGCAGCCGCTCAGGTCAAGAAGCAATCAGATGACCTGGAGGTCAGAGTCAAAGCATCAGAGGAGAACGGAGACTCACTGTCTGCATCAGTATCAGACATCAGCAGCAAAGTAGAGACACTGCTCACCACTGTGGCTGATCAGGAGCAGGCTGTGGAGAGAGTCAAAGCGGGCCTGCAGGGGGAGATGGAGGCCCTAAAGGGCAGCTTGGTGGAGATCCAGTCCAACATGGCTGCAGCAGAGGGCTTGGAGAAGAGGCTCAGCACTCtggagggcagcagcagcagcgtgaaGCCAGAGCAGCTGCAGAGCTTAAAAAGCATGGTGGACGGCCTCGAAAAGAAAGCAGCCAAGCTAGAAGGCCACGATCAGGCGATCGCTTCCCTGCAGAAGGCCCTGCAGCAGACCACACGGACACTGGCCGACATATCCAAAGCTAAGACGAAGAAGTAGGTGGTTTTACATGAGCAGAGCGACATCAGATTACCTAAACAGACAATAACGCTTCCTAAAGGGTGAACATAACCCAACCTTTCCTGTTTTCATGAAGAATTGGTTCTTAAACTTGATGGCTGATGTCACAATGTTGCACATTTTGGTAGAAAAAGTAGCCAGTGTGAGGAGAAAAGCCGGACTGCTGATCTGTGAATTCAAACCCAAACTCATCTgcactgtattttttattttttttctaatgttgtCTTTTGTTACAGTTTTACCTGcaaatgctgttttgtttttatttttgttttaaaccaactgaatgcaaaaataatgaGCTCCTTTTGAGCACTCCTTTGTTTACTCaccgcctttttttttttttttctagaagaATAAAAACTCTTGTTGACTCAAAGCTGTGAAGAGTTATTTCTCGCCTTCAACTGTTAAATCATTGGGTGACACTTTGATTGAGTGGGTGGGTGTGAGTGTTAATTTACAACTATGTAGGCGTGATATCTCTCCAAAGGGAGGCTTCAATCTCGttaaaacccccccaaaaaaggaaTTCCATCTCAATTGCATGATCTATATTCTCCTACGAGGTCGACTGAACTGAACGCCGTGTGCTGGGCTCACACACCGACGGGTAACGTGTCATTTTCCTCCCCCAGGTGTTCTGCAGGAAATGTGCATCCTTGCTCAACAACTTGTACAGGGGCTTCAAAGTGATCTATTTAGCTGGAAGGCACCTGGGTTCAGACAAATTAGAGAGTTTCTGGCCGAGATGAAACACAGGTTTACAGGAAACAATAGGTTCGGGCCGGGATGAGATAACCCTCTGAGGAGAGGAAAGACTTTGAAATTATCAGCACCCAGGGAGGAAGACGTCTCTGGGAGACCCATCTCACAAGTCTGTCTGAGTAGATACGCATCGGCTCGATACACACAAGTGTTTCAAGGCAAACTGCAAATTAGATTCTGGGCTTCCTGGATGAAACAGATTGATAGATGCACCTCGGTGTTATTCGATTAGCTGTTGTAATGATGAGAGCGGCTTAGCTCGTGGAGCGAGTTAGGTTCCTGCGATGGTTAAGGCGCGACACCCCACAGGGCTCATCTCGCAAACTCTCACTCTGTAACAAAAGATTTAATCACGAAGATCTGTTAATCAGTGTGAAACGGTTTGTCTCAGCTCAGTCAAACTCTATCACCGTGAGTGTGTTTGCTCCCTGCACACCAGTTTAATTGATGAAGATCAGCTCTGGCGTTGAAAAATGGCCCAAACCTTTTTTGcagatgtcacagtgaagttaaCCTTTGACCTTTAGAAAAATTAGTTGTCATCGCTTCACCAGTTTATGCTATTAGATATATAATGTTGAACTGTCATATTAATTGTTGAGAAATGACCAAAAATGTGACCACCAGTCGAAATCAGTTCATCAAAAATTGTTTCATTCATATGAAACCTTCTATGCTGCTGTCTTGGCCCTAGTAAAAGAGATTCTGAATCTCAAAGGGAATCTCCCTTGTAAgataaaggtaaaataaaaacaatgtcacATAAAAACTTACATGTTCACGCAAAACTCAAAAGAAGAACCAAGGACATTACATTCATCGTATGGGGAAACAGATCATAATGTGGCATCAGAACCTGTTTACAATATCAAAacaattccccccccccccccccccccccccgtgaaTCTCAGCCAGGTTAATCTAACATAGCTGGACGGGAGCCAGAGGGGAAACAATCTCATTCACAAACTTCAAAACAATGTTCCACCTTTTAGAAATGCTGACAAACCAGCTGCCAGGTTGTTCACTCTCATACTCTTAAATGGGTTAGTGTAACCAGCGCTGTGCTTTAAGGCTGTCCACACAATCAGAGTTTGGTAGACAAAGgttcacatttatttcatttttcttaaaAGGTTCACTTCAAACAATAAACAGTAGCGTGACAGTTGTAACGGCCTTAATTTGTCTCCACTCGTCTGAGGTCGCTCATGCCGGCCGGTGCGTCTCTCCTAAATCAGATAAATCTGCTATTTCACTAACCTGTTTCGTGGTAACACTTAAGTCTCCCTCTACTGCAGTGAGGTTAGCTAATGTCTGTCTGAGCTCAGCGATCTCCTGCTCTCTATTAGTCAGATCCTCCGCCAGTCTTCCTATCCGCAGGGTCAGATCTGACAGCTGAGGCTCAAACCCCCCAAAGTCTCTCTTGATGGCAGCGACTTTTGGCTTCAGGTCGCTGGCGAAGGTGACCGTTCTTATCAGGCGGGCTCTGCTGCTCTCCAGCTCCCTCAAACGCTCGGAGATCTGCTTGTCGGTGGCGGTGAGCTCCGGGAGACGTTTGCGGAGCTGCTCTATGGCCCGGGTGTTGCTTTCGGATGAAGAGCGGAGGTTTGTGATCCGGTCAATGCTGCTGGCCAGCACATCTCCGATACGTTTGACCATGCTGTGCTCCACCTGGGTGGTCTTGTCCTCCAGCTCCCCCAGATGTGTCAGCAGGGTCTCCAGCTCAGACTGCAGGCCGTCCATCCTGCGCACATCTGTCCTCACTGACGCGACCTACAGGGGTAGTATGCAGTCTGTTTTATTTACGTTTTACAGCATCTAAACTATTTTATAGGCATCTGGAATCACATTCGGTGTGATAATAAATGCCCTGACAACAGAACAATCTGACAGACCTTATTGGTGAAGTCCTTCGCGATGGCCGAGGTGCGCTCTTCGATCTGTCCCACGGCGTCCTTCAGAGCGCTCAGGCTGGTCTGAAGATGAGCTCGTTTCTCCGTCAGCCCTGAAGCCCACTCCTTCAGCCGGCCCACGTCCTGCTCGAAACCCTCCAGCTGGGTCTGCAGAGCCCCGCGCCGACCCCCGAGACTCTCCAGCATCGGCTGCACGATTTCACACTGAAACAGGGCACAGAGGGAATGGATTGATAGATGCAAATACGACATGTTTGGTATTTAGGAGGTAAATCAGACATTATAAGACTTTTTTTCAGGGTTACGTCTtcatgaaaaacacagaaagtcgTGCGTCAAAACAAATTTATACAAATGAGAcctttttcaataaaaaaaatgtgactttattaAATATGAACTATGATTGTCATGATTTCAACAtgtcatcaaaaacatgaagcTTTATAATAGACCTACAAAAGCTACTCCCGTAACAAATCGGAGGTGACACTGACACCAGGTagtttagagctgcaacaaccagctattttcattatcatcatcaatcatcttCATATCTTCATAACAGACGCAAACAGCAGTCCATCACTTTAAAGTCTTACGTTTAGTAttaaataagaaagaaaaacagccaaTCTGCAAAGTTCAGAGTCTAGAACTAGAGAGTTGGAAACTTCATATGGATCAATCGCTTGTTTGTTTCAGCTCTCAGGTTGTTACTTTTGGATAGGCAGACTGCTTGCTGCtctgatttaataaaaaagtttgttttttttcaatcagaTTATATTCTTACGGTGGTGGTGTTTTCCTTATACTGAGTTTCccttaaattaaatataaaaaaattgtAATATATTGAACTGTGACCCATGCGTTGTGATACATAACGTATTGCCAGCCCTTGTAATGCGGCATTTATACAGTTAATAAAGAAACCTTTAAGTGTCACTccacatgaaacaaacatacaaatacattcTTGATTGTGCTTGTGTAATACAGTGCTCGTTTACAAGAGTTTATATTGAAATCAGGGAACTTTTACGCCTTGAAACTGAGGTACACACTTTGACAAACATTTTTACTGAACTTTGACAGCAAATATATACAGAGGGCCACTCCCTTTCCCCCAGTGACTCGAACAATGACATCATTCAGTGAGGTCACCATAAAGAAGTTGAGCTGTCTCGTCAACTTTTCCCTcccactcttcctcctcctcctcctccatccatccttctTCCTCCAGAGTGTCAGAGTCTTTTTCCACCCTATTTTCCTTCAGCACCATGGTGAGCTCACGGACCGCCTCTTTAACCACAGACAGCTCATTCTTCATTTTCAGGATGCTGTTTTGAGCCTGCAGGGTGTCCAGCTCCTGTCTCATCTCCAGGATTTCACTGAGCGCTTTCAGCATGCTGTCCTCAGTCCCAAACACCTGTAACGTCACCTCCTCCAGACGTTTCTCCGCCCCGCTCAGATCCACACCCAGCCTCAGGATGGAGCGCactgcctcctccacctgcGGCAGGAGCTGTTCACACTCCTGCGCCCGGGGAATGTGCTCCTGGAGCTGAGAGCTGAGCTCAGCCTCCATCTTGCTCAGGCTGCTGATCTGCCCCTCCAGGTGGTGGATCTGCTTGGTGTTCCAGTCCAGCTGACCCTGCGCTCGCTTaatgtcttcttcttcagtgcGCTCCATAGCTCGGGCATTCCTCCTCGTGCTGTCCTCGAGCTCTTCCAGCTTCTCTGCCAGCAACCGGGCCTTCCGCTCAGCCTCGTTCACCCGCTCGGTGGCTCCAGCGTGAGACTCCCTGGATTCGGCCTTGAGGGCGACCAGGTCAGTGGTGATGGCAGCCAGGCGCTCCTGCCACGTCTCCGTCACGTTGAGGAAGTGGGCGTTGACGGCCTGCAGGTCACGGGAGGCGGAGTTCTCGTCGGCTTGCATCGACGCAACAGCGGTGTGGAGGGTGGAGATGTCCTGCTGGAGTCGTGTTGCCAAGGAGACGGTGGAGAGCGCCTCCTGTAGGTCGTCCTCAGAGGCGGCAAGCTGCAGCCGCAACACAAAACAGGAGGGCTGTTTCTGTGGGAGCTCTACGGTCCTCAGCATTCATATATAATAGATACAGTGCAGCATGCATACAGGAAGATCATGTATACAATAGAAGTGAACTGAATTGAAGATCACAGAAATGTGGATACTAGAGATGTAAGGAAGATGCAAGAAGTAGTTTTTCTTATACTTTCagagagcaaagaaaatgtAGCATGCAGAGGGTTTATATGATGTGTTCATATTCATTTTAGTTGTGACCATTGACAATAAAGCAAAGTCTGCAGGCTGCCATGAGTTGCACATGTTTATGAgctattaagtgtttttttttccctttgtttgtcccatttgaatattttttaagGGAGTGAATAGGTAAAATGATGCAGAATTTCACAAGAACACCAAGGATACAAGAAAAGTTATAGCAAAAAACTGTTCTGAGGTTTGCAACCAATCATTTACCCTTATTCATTACCAACCTAATTAAAACTATCAAATGACAAATgcttgtcttttatttttttttactttaaaagataaattaaattcttacattttttacacattaaagtgtgctaacaggtcttggggagtattACTGTGTAAGTAGTATAAAACCTtttatggctccagaggaagctgcatgtaatctgaaaaaatgatatgatgcattgtgggtaatgtaggcacagTCTGAACAGTCAGCTTCAGTCATTTCTAAAGCGAAGATGTGATTTGCTTATTCGAGCTTCTAAATTCTAacatttctttgacattttatagacagtTGATCAAATTATTGTGAAAATGATCTGCAAATTAAAGGATGAATTCATACAAAAATTATAATTCAGTCGTCTACTCAGCTTCATGCTGATGGAATGTCAGGAGACGTTTTGCAgtatacaaaacatttctggagcttggtgaacttttcctttaatccATAACTAGTTGCTGTCCTAAAGGGTTGATTGATAatgtcttgggtttttttttaagtttggtGAAATGACCCTTTAGAGCTCCATCCATCCAGGCAGCTCCTCCACTTTGACCCAAACGTACCTTTTTGGAAACCTTCAGGACTTCTTCCTCCATGTCGAACAGGTTTGAAGTCTTTCCGTGTAATAAACTGTACTTTTCTTCAATTCTGGAAAACCTCTCATTCTGCTGCAGCACCACCCTGAAGCCAAGAGACATCAGAACTTTAGCAGAGGACAAAAAACCTCAAGAAAATTGCAGATATTAGGATTGTTGCCTTACCAGCTCAGACCTCCGCACACTGCCAGCGACAAAACGCAGATAACACTTCTGATATCCAAACTCGAGGATGGTTTACTTCCAGCTTCCGTCTTCACTTTCTGAGCTTCGTCTTGTCCGTTTCTAGTCGAGGATTCAGACACTTCATCACTTTGTTTCTGTGACTTCTTCCTCTGCTTTACTTCAGCAGGCATTTTAGCACACTGGCACCTTTACTTTGAAGGAATTCAACGGGCCTAACTgtaaattaaaagtcaaaacaacTATTCTTTAAGTTGcagagtaaaacaaaacacttctttCACAGGTAAATACATAATGTAGGATACTAAAATGGTATAAAAGTCTTAGCTAACTGCTACGTTTGGAGTATTTCACCGCTGTAACATCCCTTTAGCTTAAACCCGTTCCTTGGAAAAATGCCGCTTTCAAGTGCTCGTCGTAAGCTTGTAAATACTAACACTAATAACGAGATTTcttcataaaaaacacaaaaacactaacCCCTAGATGAGTATTTGGTGACACAACTGTTTTAAAATAGAAATAGCAATTTTCAGTCGCGTTTGCCAGTTAGTTCAACCGTTAATCGCCAAACTCTCATAAATCCGACTACGTAAGAGGGTACCTAAAGGCCTCAGCCAGCCACGTAGGCGGCTGCCAGTTTTTGTTCCTGAAGGAGGCCATGCTGGATTAATGCTAATGGGTGCTCATAATGAGGTctttaaagtacatttatattaattCATCAATCGACTAATTGATTATTTAAACAGGCAGCGTTAATCGTTCAAGTAattcattaagaaaaaaatacccAACATCTCCTGATTTGAGCACTAAGTGAAAATTTgctgattttctgttttatcgatgtaaacagtgttgaaaaaaaCTACCCAAAAGTAATACTTTAGTGGAAGTAAAGATAAGTAAAGATTTATTCTGGTAAAAGTGATCCATACATAGTAATTAAATACTTGAGTAGTCTTAGAGGTATAAGACATCTGAAGATGTCCACTCTGACTTTTTTCAATTGTCTTCTAaaccaaacaaatcaataaatcacacaaagagaaacacacattcatgtgTAGTGTAGGCAAGAAATTGACCAGGCAAAAACAGGTTAAGCACAAGCCATTTATTTGGCAGGTTTCGAAAAACTCTTACTTAGATTTTGAATGTCAAAATAAATCTAAACTTGATTATCAGTAGCTTTTTATAAATGGTAATTGAAGGCCACATACAATATTGTATGTAGCACTTCTCAGCCTACTGTACAGTTATCTCTTATTCCTTTATCATCAAATTAGTGTATGGGTTCCAGCTGTCTTGTATTCAGGATGTGTAAGCAATTAACTACAAGGGCCATGCAAACTACACCAGCTACTATTCTTTCATGTTACAATATTCAACAGCAGAAGACACCAACAGTCTTACAAAgatcaacaaaatacaaaaatggaCACAACGTCAAAGTAGAGGCAACCGCAATACAGTACATTCAAAAAGCAAAAGCTGCCATGTGCAACTTCTAAAAAATTATGTGCAAAATAGGGTAACTAGAGGACTCCACGGTATTGCAAAATGAGGGCGCGTGTATTAGAAATCTTTGGACTAAGGCAAAGAGTGATGGAGTAAACAAACTTTCACTTCGCCCTCTTCTTTTAGCGTATTCAACACCACAAACTCCTGAGAAGCAAGAATAACAAGTACAGAAATTGCTCAGTAATATAATCATCCTGTTCCCGATCAGGGCTGTAAAACCTCTAGTTTCTAAAAGTCTGCACAACTACATATCTGAggatacatttttcttttagcaTTATGGCTAACTTTATCTAAATGCTAAAGCACAAGCCATATCTACTCCATACCAAATCCATGATTGGATATCAAGCTGCTAACTCACACTTTAGCACCACCTGTAGTGCTACTTGTTACGCATCAACAGCTCAGTTACATTTGACAGAATTAATGACCTTGGCAGTATgttacagcaacaaaaacaaactgaactgaatgaAAATGAAGGTTTGAAATGGATTGTTGCATTCATATCAAGTGGACATGTGTTGCTGTATAGTGGGGCCTGAAAGCTACAAAGTGGTCCCACTGCATCAGCGAATTCTTGAGTTCAAGAGAAGTATAGTGTGTGCctttaaattaaatacaaacCAAAGTATGTAAACCCAAACTCTAACAGAAAACAGCTCAAATTCAACCCCCCAAAATCCATAAAAAAGGCACTGTCTAAATTAATTTAAGATAAGCTAACAAGCTGCTGGCTATAGCTTTATGTTGAACGgacagatatgagagtggtatcaatcttctcatctaaaaCTGGCCAAGAAAGCAAATCGTTATTTTTCCCACAATGTCAAACCTTTCCTTCAAACTTTTAGGTTACATGCCATCTTGTCTTTTTGTGACTACAGACGAATGCcctatgaaaacaaagaaaaacatatgcAAGATAATGAGGCTTATGAGCTAAATTTACAGAACGGATATTATACGCATTAAAGAAATGCATATATGTGGTCCCCCAAGGCCTCTTTATCAGATTTTGGTCCTGTgtttgaaaaaaggaaacataaGTGCACTTTGGGGACGGAAAGGACACTTTCAAATCTCCAggaatgtgcaaaaaaaaaaaagaaaaagaaaagagcacaAAACGACACCGCAAAGACGAGCGAGAGTATTTATACTAATTAGAGGTTTTTTCTGGCCTCATTAACTATTGGAATGAAAACGCAAACCCCATCTTCATAACACCATAAACCTTCTCAGACTGCTACATTAAGCATTTCTAGATATTTGAACCCCCCCCCAGACCTTTCAAGCAATAAAGTAATAGACAGCAAACTAAACATCCTTCATAACTAAACTTTAGACATAAATCTCCCTTCAAGATGCCTTATAGGAAACATAATTCCTTCGAAAACGTTGTGCTTCGGCCATCTTGGTTCTAACAGCGGCTGTATGTACATTATGTCATAATAAAAAACTAGATATAGATGTATACAGGGTAATTTTTGGGTGCATTCTGATGGCGTCATAGAGCAGATTTGCCCACAGCACTGACTGATCTTTGTCCTTCTTTCGCTCCTCAGATGGGCGACCGTCGCACACTGGGAGGGCGACTTTAAGAGCACGGATCCAGGAGAAGACGCACCATGACTCAGGAGCTATAGTGATCctggaaaaataacaaaaaaacattattaaaaattaaattTATGCTACAAGACATTTGCTTAATTCAAGCAACATACTTCTTGACCGACCTGAATTGTGCTAACGACACCACTGGCCATGACAGAGAGTCTCCCCGCGACGGAGCGCACTCCCAGTTTGAGCTGCGACATGTCAGGAGCGCTGGGCAGCACGCTGGTCAGACGGTACGAACTCGCTGTG contains the following coding sequences:
- the ckap4 gene encoding cytoskeleton-associated protein 4, giving the protein MTAKNRHKSSSGEKSPASSQDDAKKSPKISSSSSGSSSNGVSGPAPQGPPRSGSCLALVASTLFYIALIGAVGFAAFYLQQVVEEMRTTSAGQEESARLSAELGSKMDSVVQQVESLASVVDGLESSLKITRVELEGSISRMKRGEVETRRVEEALQRLQNDLLRDLSEGISEVKEARERDFSSLEKTVEERLAEASQSIKASVAEFTEAQGEAQSQLADLKARLGDMEDPALIKQELTAIVDAVAEIKTAKEASDSSADSLREQIGAVRAELQTRNQEVASLSQEVETVRSMVQETIGSLRQSLTEAEASVQGLKVRSDTLESSVEDAVEAARNAERNANEAAAQVKKQSDDLEVRVKASEENGDSLSASVSDISSKVETLLTTVADQEQAVERVKAGLQGEMEALKGSLVEIQSNMAAAEGLEKRLSTLEGSSSSVKPEQLQSLKSMVDGLEKKAAKLEGHDQAIASLQKALQQTTRTLADISKAKTKK
- the ikbip gene encoding inhibitor of nuclear factor kappa-B kinase-interacting protein isoform X2; its protein translation is MPAEVKQRKKSQKQSDEVSESSTRNGQDEAQKVKTEAGSKPSSSLDIRSVICVLSLAVCGGLSWVVLQQNERFSRIEEKYSLLHGKTSNLFDMEEEVLKVSKKCEIVQPMLESLGGRRGALQTQLEGFEQDVGRLKEWASGLTEKRAHLQTSLSALKDAVGQIEERTSAIAKDFTNKVASVRTDVRRMDGLQSELETLLTHLGELEDKTTQVEHSMVKRIGDVLASSIDRITNLRSSSESNTRAIEQLRKRLPELTATDKQISERLRELESSRARLIRTVTFASDLKPKVAAIKRDFGGFEPQLSDLTLRIGRLAEDLTNREQEIAELRQTLANLTAVEGDLSVTTKQVSEIADLSDLGETHRPA
- the ikbip gene encoding inhibitor of nuclear factor kappa-B kinase-interacting protein isoform X1 translates to MPAEVKQRKKSQKQSDEVSESSTRNGQDEAQKVKTEAGSKPSSSLDIRSVICVLSLAVCGGLSWVVLQQNERFSRIEEKYSLLHGKTSNLFDMEEEVLKVSKKLAASEDDLQEALSTVSLATRLQQDISTLHTAVASMQADENSASRDLQAVNAHFLNVTETWQERLAAITTDLVALKAESRESHAGATERVNEAERKARLLAEKLEELEDSTRRNARAMERTEEEDIKRAQGQLDWNTKQIHHLEGQISSLSKMEAELSSQLQEHIPRAQECEQLLPQVEEAVRSILRLGVDLSGAEKRLEEVTLQVFGTEDSMLKALSEILEMRQELDTLQAQNSILKMKNELSVVKEAVRELTMVLKENRVEKDSDTLEEEGWMEEEEEEEWEGKVDETAQLLYGDLTE